TCCTGTCTTTTCCTGTGCAGCTTTGATCTTCTCCGGATATCCCGGAAAATCCAATGGATTTTTCGACTCTAACTCCTCAAACCACGGTTCAAAAGTATCTTTATCTGCAACCATACGAATCCTGTTTCTAGTACGGACACGGAAATAATTACCGCACTCATAACAGACATACTTATTTTTCTCCGCAGTTTTCTTATTGATCTCCCTGCCACATGCCGGACAGACGATCGTTGCCGGTGGCTCTAGGACACCTTCATCCACATCTTTTTTTGCTGCTTCTACCGTTTTTTGTGGTTCTTCCACTGTTTCTGTTACTTCTTTTTTCTTTTTCAAAAAAAACGCTGCCATACTTTCCCCTTTTTGCCTGTTTAGTTACTGTATTAACTGATTGCAAATGTAAGTTCTGCGATACACGCAATATTTCCATCCACTTTCGCGGTGGCACAGCCAACACCGATCGGACCTTTCTGCTTAATGATCTCTGTTTCTAATGTCAAAACATCGCCAGGCACTACTTTGCGTTTGAATTTTGCTGAATTGATTCCTGCAAAATATGCAGTTTTCCCACGGTTTTCTTCCACTGAAAGGATTGCAACCGCACCTGTCTGTGCCAGTGCCTCAATGATCAATACCCCCGGCATGACCGGCTCTGCAGGAAAATGTCCGCCAAAAAAAGGCTCATTGTAGCTGACACATTTTTTTGCCACTGCACGCACACCGGATTCTAATTCTTCTATGGTATCGATCAGCAAAAACGGCTGACGATGCGGAATGATCTCCATGATCTGTTTTGTTGTAAGAACTGGCATAACCCTGCCTCCTTATTTTTCCAATATATTGATTGTATGGATTGACCGGCAAATGATGTTTGATGTCAAGATCAAATAGCATCTCTGTATTTTTTCAGCAGGATACTTGCATTATGCCCGCCAAAACCAAGCGAGTTGCTCAGCGCATATGGCACATCCATCTGCACTGCTTCTTTGCAGTAATCAAGGTCAAGTTCCTCATCCGGCGTTGTATAACCAACTGTCGCGTGTACAAAACTATCCTGGATTTCTTTGACACAGGCCACAAATTCAATGGCTCCTGCCGCACCGAGCAAATGTCCGACCATGGATTTGGTGGAATTAACTTTCATATCATATGCATGCTCACCAAATGCAAGTTTGATCGCACGCGTCTCAAACAGATCGTTATGATGTGTAGAGGTTCCATGTGCATTGATATAAGTCACGTCTTCCGGACGTATTCCTGCATCTTCCACCGCATTTGTCATGGCGCGGGCTGCACCGGCACCATCCTCAGCAGGCGAAGTAATATGGTATGCATCGGATGATGTTCCGTATCCGACTACTTCCGCATATATTTTTGCTCCACGTGCTTTTGCATGTTCTAATTCCTCTAATACAACGATCGCAGCACCTTCTCCCATCACAAAACCACTGCGGTTTTTGTCAAATGGAATCGAGCATTTTGCCGGATCACTCTCAGTGGAAAGCGCCGTCAGTGATGTAAATCCGGCAATTCCAAGCGGACAGATTGCGCCCTCTGTTCCACCGGCAACCATCACATCTGCTTCACCATACTGAATACTCCGGAATGCCTCACCGATACTGTTTGTTCCGGTTGCGCATGCCGTTACCACGTTGATGCTCTTTCCTTTTAAACCGAATGCGATCGAGACATTTCCGGCTGCCATATTGGAAATGACAAGCGGTACGAACAGCGGATTCACTTTTGACGGTCCTTTTTCCAACAGTCTTT
The Roseburia rectibacter DNA segment above includes these coding regions:
- the fabF gene encoding beta-ketoacyl-ACP synthase II, with the protein product MSRRVVVTGMGAITPIGLSVEEFWQSVKEGKTGFGEITKFDTEGYKCHLAAEVKDFDAKQYMDAKTARRMELFCQYAVAAAKEAITDAALDMEKEDPYRVGVSVGNGVGSLGGIEREHKRLLEKGPSKVNPLFVPLVISNMAAGNVSIAFGLKGKSINVVTACATGTNSIGEAFRSIQYGEADVMVAGGTEGAICPLGIAGFTSLTALSTESDPAKCSIPFDKNRSGFVMGEGAAIVVLEELEHAKARGAKIYAEVVGYGTSSDAYHITSPAEDGAGAARAMTNAVEDAGIRPEDVTYINAHGTSTHHNDLFETRAIKLAFGEHAYDMKVNSTKSMVGHLLGAAGAIEFVACVKEIQDSFVHATVGYTTPDEELDLDYCKEAVQMDVPYALSNSLGFGGHNASILLKKYRDAI
- the fabZ gene encoding 3-hydroxyacyl-ACP dehydratase FabZ gives rise to the protein MPVLTTKQIMEIIPHRQPFLLIDTIEELESGVRAVAKKCVSYNEPFFGGHFPAEPVMPGVLIIEALAQTGAVAILSVEENRGKTAYFAGINSAKFKRKVVPGDVLTLETEIIKQKGPIGVGCATAKVDGNIACIAELTFAIS